The following proteins are encoded in a genomic region of Mycobacterium kiyosense:
- a CDS encoding hypothetical protein (frameshifted, insertion at around 3995489,3995511, deletion at around 3995923) translates to MFAKVRLAAAFGALVTAVVVGVAGWQHGPVPGHRGVVELRSTAQPMETTMKSPIVETQNPSPFDPCTDIPFDAVQRLGLAFTPPEPQEGLRCQFDAGNYQLAVEPIVWRTYAQTLPPDAIETTVQGHRAAQYWVLKSRRITTATGTSPAW, encoded by the coding sequence GTGTTCGCCAAGGTGCGTCTGGCCGCAGCGTTCGGTGCGCTGGTCACAGCCGTCGTGGTGGGAGTGGCGGGCTGGCAGCACGGCCCGGTTCCCGGACACCGAGGCGTAGTCGAATTGCGGTCGACGGCCCAGCCGATGGAAACCACGATGAAGAGCCCGATCGTGGAGACCCAGAATCCCAGCCCGTTCGACCCGTGCACCGACATCCCGTTCGACGCCGTGCAGCGGCTGGGCCTGGCCTTCACCCCGCCGGAGCCCCAGGAAGGGCTGCGCTGCCAGTTCGACGCCGGGAACTACCAGCTGGCGGTCGAGCCGATCGTCTGGCGCACCTACGCTCAGACGTTGCCGCCGGACGCCATCGAGACCACCGTCCAGGGGCATCGCGCCGCGCAGTACTGGGTGCTCAAGAGCCGACGTATCACAACAGCTACTGGTACATCTCCTGCATGGTGA
- a CDS encoding hypothetical protein (frameshifted, deletion at around 3995923), which produces MVTFKTSYGVIQQSLFYSTVYSEPDVDCPSTNLQRANELAPMYKF; this is translated from the coding sequence ATGGTGACGTTCAAGACGAGCTACGGGGTGATCCAGCAGTCGCTGTTCTACTCCACGGTCTACTCCGAGCCCGACGTCGACTGCCCGTCCACCAACCTGCAGCGGGCCAACGAGCTGGCACCCATGTACAAGTTCTAG
- a CDS encoding hydrolase, protein MSTTSTEHDDLKLRDRAAGVSGRVALGALGRALHLPRATTRYTRHHVQVPMRDGVHLVADHYAPLTPKPAGTLLTRGPYGRRFPFSLAFARLYAARGYHVVLQSVRGTFGSAGQFEPMVNEAADGADTVQWLREQPWFTGSFATIGLSYLGFTQWALLQDPPPELATAVITVGPHDFRESVWGTGTFAVNDFLGWSAMVARQEEPGLLRAGIRQLSGPRKVARALAEVPMGKSARALLGEGAPWFESWVDTHHGDPFWDQLRFPDALDRVNVPVLLLSGWQDIFLRQTLQQYRHLRDRGIEVGLTIGPWTHTQMLTKGLATCTRETLDWLDTHLGGATAPRRPSPAHIFVTGQGWRHLADWPPATTEHALYLQPYGHLGDQPPTTKTRPANFHYDPAHPTPTIGGPLLSPKGGYRDDTKLAMRDDVLSFTGATLTHDLFVYGNPVIELEHSADNPNVDLFVRVSEVDAKGRSRNLSDGYRRLGPLEPGTHRVRIELDAVAHRFAAGSRVRVLITGSWFPRYARNLGTEEPMLTARQHKPATHSVHFGESRLLLPVGRGSADRPADAGDDAG, encoded by the coding sequence GTGAGTACCACATCGACCGAGCACGACGACCTGAAGCTGCGTGACCGCGCAGCCGGAGTGAGCGGCCGCGTCGCCCTGGGCGCGCTGGGCAGGGCATTGCACCTGCCCCGGGCCACGACGCGCTACACCAGGCACCATGTTCAGGTACCGATGCGCGACGGTGTGCACCTGGTCGCCGACCACTATGCGCCGCTGACGCCCAAGCCCGCCGGCACCTTGCTCACCCGCGGCCCCTACGGCCGCCGGTTCCCGTTCTCGCTGGCCTTCGCCCGGTTGTACGCGGCCCGCGGCTACCACGTGGTGCTGCAGAGCGTGCGGGGCACGTTCGGATCCGCAGGCCAGTTCGAACCGATGGTCAACGAAGCCGCTGACGGGGCCGACACGGTGCAGTGGCTGCGCGAGCAGCCCTGGTTCACCGGCAGTTTCGCCACCATCGGCCTGTCCTATCTCGGCTTCACCCAATGGGCTCTGCTTCAGGATCCGCCGCCGGAGCTGGCCACCGCCGTCATCACGGTGGGGCCGCACGACTTCCGTGAATCCGTTTGGGGCACCGGCACATTCGCCGTCAACGACTTTCTGGGCTGGAGCGCGATGGTGGCCCGCCAGGAGGAGCCCGGCCTGCTGCGAGCGGGCATCCGCCAGCTGAGCGGGCCCCGCAAAGTGGCGCGCGCACTCGCCGAGGTGCCGATGGGCAAATCGGCCCGTGCGCTGCTCGGCGAGGGTGCGCCCTGGTTCGAATCGTGGGTGGACACCCACCACGGCGACCCGTTCTGGGACCAGCTGCGCTTCCCCGACGCACTGGACCGCGTCAACGTCCCGGTGCTGCTGCTCAGCGGTTGGCAGGACATTTTTCTGCGGCAGACGCTGCAGCAATACCGGCACCTGCGCGACCGGGGCATCGAGGTGGGACTGACGATCGGTCCCTGGACACACACCCAGATGCTCACCAAGGGTCTGGCGACCTGTACCCGGGAAACCCTGGACTGGCTCGATACCCACCTGGGCGGCGCCACGGCGCCGCGCCGGCCGTCCCCGGCGCACATCTTCGTCACCGGGCAGGGCTGGCGTCACCTGGCGGACTGGCCCCCAGCCACCACCGAACACGCGCTCTACCTGCAGCCCTACGGCCACCTGGGTGACCAGCCGCCGACCACCAAGACCCGGCCGGCCAATTTCCACTACGACCCCGCCCACCCCACGCCGACGATCGGCGGGCCGCTGCTCTCCCCGAAAGGCGGCTACCGCGACGACACCAAACTCGCCATGCGCGACGACGTGCTCAGCTTCACCGGGGCCACCCTCACCCACGACCTGTTCGTGTACGGCAACCCGGTCATCGAGTTGGAGCACAGCGCCGACAACCCCAACGTCGACCTGTTCGTCCGGGTCAGCGAGGTCGACGCGAAGGGCAGGTCCCGCAACCTCAGCGACGGCTACCGGCGACTCGGGCCGCTGGAGCCGGGCACGCACCGGGTCCGCATCGAACTGGACGCCGTTGCGCACCGCTTCGCGGCCGGCTCACGCGTCCGAGTGCTGATCACCGGCAGCTGGTTCCCCCGCTATGCGCGCAACCTGGGCACCGAGGAGCCGATGCTGACCGCGCGGCAGCACAAGCCGGCGACGCATTCGGTGCACTTCGGCGAATCCCGCCTGCTGCTGCCGGTCGGGCGCGGATCAGCTGACCGCCCGGCGGACGCGGGCGACGACGCCGGCTAA
- the echA16 gene encoding enoyl-CoA hydratase, which produces MRTRATATVKAMTDDILLIETDARVRTLTLNRPQSRNALSAALRDQFFGALADAETDDGVDVVIVTGADPVFCAGLDLKELGDQTALPDISPRWPALTKPVIGAINGAAVTGGLELALYCDILIASEQARFADTHARVGLLPTWGLSVRLPQKVGVGLARRMSMTGDYISAADALRAGLVTEVVPHDQLLPTARQVAASIVGNNQDAVRALLASYHHIDDAQIGGGLWLEAAAARQFKTSGDDIAANRAAVLQRGRSQVR; this is translated from the coding sequence ATGCGCACCCGGGCGACGGCTACGGTGAAGGCCATGACCGACGACATCCTGCTGATCGAGACCGACGCACGAGTGCGCACCCTGACCCTGAACCGTCCGCAGTCCCGCAACGCCCTGTCCGCGGCACTACGCGACCAGTTCTTCGGCGCCCTGGCCGACGCCGAGACCGACGACGGCGTCGACGTCGTCATCGTCACCGGCGCCGACCCGGTGTTCTGCGCCGGGCTGGACCTGAAGGAACTCGGCGATCAGACGGCGCTGCCGGACATCTCCCCGCGCTGGCCGGCCCTGACCAAACCGGTGATCGGCGCGATCAACGGCGCCGCCGTCACCGGCGGGCTCGAGCTGGCGCTGTACTGCGACATCCTGATCGCTTCCGAGCAGGCGCGGTTTGCCGACACCCACGCCAGGGTCGGTCTGCTGCCCACCTGGGGCCTGAGCGTGCGATTGCCGCAGAAGGTGGGCGTGGGCCTGGCCCGCCGGATGAGCATGACCGGCGACTACATCTCGGCCGCCGACGCGCTGCGCGCGGGCCTGGTCACCGAGGTGGTCCCGCACGACCAGCTGCTGCCAACCGCTCGTCAGGTCGCGGCCTCCATCGTCGGCAACAACCAGGACGCGGTGCGCGCGCTGCTCGCCTCCTACCACCACATCGACGACGCGCAGATCGGCGGCGGCCTGTGGCTGGAAGCCGCAGCGGCCCGGCAGTTCAAAACCAGCGGCGACGACATCGCCGCGAACCGCGCCGCGGTGCTGCAGCGCGGACGTTCGCAGGTGCGCTGA
- the ugpC gene encoding sugar ABC transporter ATP-binding protein: protein MASVQYRAVTHRYPGAEAPSVDRLDLDIADGEFLVLVGPSGCGKSTTLRMLAGLEPVASGSITIGDVDVTALPARARDVAMVFQNYALYPNMTVAGNMGFALRNAGVSRADTKRRVEEVAAMLELTELLDRKPSKLSGGQRQRVAMGRAIVRRPRVFCMDEPLSNLDAKLRVSTRSQISGLQRRLGTTTVYVTHDQVEAMTMGDRVAVLKDVVLQQVDTPRALYDDPVNTFVATFIGAPSMNLLEVAVADGTVRSAGLGIPVPRGASERVLMGVRPESWDVTPAGTPGALSVHVELVEELGFESFVYATPLGNETGNQRIVFRTDRRTAVGVGETLAIVPHPHEVCFFDSETTHRIG from the coding sequence GTGGCTAGCGTGCAGTACCGCGCCGTCACGCACCGCTATCCGGGCGCCGAAGCCCCGTCGGTGGACCGGCTTGATCTCGACATCGCCGACGGCGAGTTCCTGGTGCTGGTCGGCCCGTCCGGTTGCGGCAAATCCACCACGCTGCGGATGCTGGCCGGCCTGGAACCCGTTGCAAGTGGCAGCATTACGATCGGCGACGTCGATGTCACCGCGCTGCCGGCGCGGGCCCGCGACGTGGCGATGGTGTTCCAGAACTACGCGCTGTACCCGAACATGACGGTGGCCGGCAACATGGGTTTCGCACTGCGCAACGCCGGAGTGTCGCGCGCCGACACCAAGCGGCGCGTCGAAGAAGTCGCCGCGATGCTGGAGCTGACCGAACTGCTGGACCGCAAGCCGTCGAAACTGTCCGGCGGGCAACGTCAGCGGGTCGCGATGGGTCGGGCCATCGTGCGCCGGCCGCGGGTGTTCTGCATGGACGAGCCGTTGTCCAACCTGGACGCCAAACTGCGGGTCAGCACCCGCTCGCAAATCTCGGGCCTGCAGCGCCGTTTGGGCACCACCACCGTCTACGTCACCCACGACCAGGTGGAGGCGATGACGATGGGGGACCGGGTTGCCGTGCTCAAAGACGTTGTGCTGCAACAGGTCGACACGCCGCGCGCGCTGTACGACGATCCGGTGAACACCTTCGTCGCGACATTCATCGGGGCCCCGTCGATGAACCTGCTGGAGGTCGCAGTGGCCGACGGGACGGTGCGCTCCGCCGGCTTGGGCATCCCGGTGCCACGGGGCGCATCCGAGCGGGTGCTGATGGGTGTCCGACCGGAGTCCTGGGATGTCACGCCCGCGGGCACACCGGGTGCGCTGTCCGTGCACGTCGAACTGGTCGAGGAACTCGGCTTCGAATCGTTCGTCTACGCAACGCCATTGGGCAACGAAACCGGCAACCAGCGCATCGTGTTCCGCACCGACCGCCGCACCGCGGTCGGCGTGGGGGAGACCCTGGCGATCGTGCCGCACCCGCACGAGGTGTGCTTCTTCGACAGCGAGACGACGCACCGCATCGGCTAG
- the ugpB gene encoding sn-glycerol-3-phosphate ABC transporter substrate-binding lipoprotein UgpB, with the protein MVAPETLSRRRFLSLTAAAGMTAGCAAMGGPRPVKSGSGPIAFWSNHPGLSTAVEKELINRFQAEFPGLQVKLIDAGKDYDEVAQKFNAAVIGADVPDVVVLDDIWWFHFALSGVIAPLDDLFRQVGVQTSDYVDSLLADYAFDGHHYALPYARSTPLFYYNKARWEQAGLPDRGPSSWKEFDDWGPRLQRVVGQRNWAHGWANSEGISWTFEGPNWAFGGAYSDKWELRFTDPQTIAAGTFLHDSIHVKRYAAVANNIANEFATGILASTVASTGALVGITAQARFDFGVAPLPTGPGGAPACPTGGAGLAIPANLSEERKRNAVKFIAYLTNPQNTAYFSQRTGYLAVRKSAVDDPSQQQYLADNPRARVAFDQLPNTRPQDYARVFLPGADRVISAGLESIGLRGADVRSTFTDIQRQLQVIYDRQIKRKLPDRG; encoded by the coding sequence ATGGTTGCACCAGAAACCTTGAGCCGCAGAAGGTTTCTGTCGCTGACCGCGGCCGCCGGGATGACTGCCGGCTGCGCGGCGATGGGCGGACCCAGGCCCGTCAAGTCCGGCAGCGGCCCAATCGCGTTCTGGTCCAACCACCCCGGCCTGTCGACCGCGGTGGAGAAAGAGCTGATCAACCGCTTTCAAGCGGAGTTTCCGGGGTTGCAGGTCAAGTTGATCGACGCGGGCAAGGACTACGACGAGGTGGCGCAGAAGTTCAACGCCGCCGTCATCGGCGCCGACGTGCCCGATGTCGTCGTGCTGGACGACATCTGGTGGTTCCATTTCGCACTCAGCGGGGTGATAGCCCCACTCGATGACCTGTTTCGGCAAGTAGGGGTTCAGACCTCGGACTATGTCGACTCGCTGTTGGCCGACTACGCGTTCGACGGCCACCACTACGCGCTGCCCTACGCGCGCTCCACGCCGCTGTTCTACTACAACAAAGCCAGGTGGGAACAGGCCGGCTTGCCCGACCGCGGCCCCAGTTCCTGGAAGGAGTTCGACGACTGGGGCCCGCGGCTGCAAAGGGTGGTGGGACAACGCAATTGGGCACACGGCTGGGCCAATTCGGAGGGCATCTCCTGGACCTTCGAGGGGCCCAACTGGGCGTTCGGTGGCGCATATTCGGACAAGTGGGAGCTGAGGTTCACCGACCCGCAGACCATCGCGGCGGGCACGTTCCTACACGACTCGATTCATGTCAAGCGTTATGCGGCCGTCGCCAACAACATCGCCAACGAGTTCGCCACCGGCATCCTGGCCTCGACGGTGGCGTCGACGGGCGCGCTGGTCGGCATCACCGCGCAGGCCCGATTCGACTTCGGGGTGGCGCCGTTGCCCACCGGCCCCGGCGGTGCGCCCGCCTGCCCGACGGGTGGGGCCGGGCTGGCGATCCCGGCGAATCTGTCTGAGGAGCGAAAACGCAACGCGGTCAAGTTCATTGCCTACCTCACCAACCCGCAGAACACCGCCTATTTCAGTCAGCGCACCGGATACCTGGCGGTGCGCAAGTCAGCGGTGGACGATCCCAGCCAGCAGCAGTATCTGGCCGACAATCCGCGCGCCCGGGTGGCGTTCGACCAACTCCCGAACACCCGACCGCAGGACTACGCCCGGGTGTTCCTGCCAGGTGCCGACCGCGTCATCTCGGCCGGGCTGGAGTCCATCGGGCTGCGGGGAGCCGACGTGCGCTCGACCTTCACCGACATCCAGCGACAATTGCAGGTCATCTACGACCGGCAGATCAAACGGAAGCTGCCCGACCGTGGCTAG
- the ugpE gene encoding glycerol-3-phosphate ABC transporter permease has protein sequence MTSDALRPARLLGYAAMLLVILLIAGPLTFVFFTSFKQQPDIYSQPTTWWPPHWYPQNYRTATHQIPFWTYLRNSVIITTVLALVKFVLGVLSAFGLVFVRFPGRNAVFLLIIAALMVPNQITVISNYALISQLGLRNTFPGIILPLAELELRNRSLCLWVVLPMSGPTMVAFGIITVVNEWNEYLWPFLMSDDESVAPLPVGLTFLQQAEGVTNWGPVMAVTLLAMLPILLIFVALQRQMIKGLTSGAVKG, from the coding sequence ATGACTTCCGATGCGCTCCGGCCCGCTCGCCTGCTCGGCTACGCGGCGATGCTGCTGGTGATCCTGTTGATCGCCGGTCCGCTGACGTTCGTGTTCTTCACGTCGTTCAAGCAGCAGCCCGACATCTATTCCCAACCCACCACCTGGTGGCCGCCGCACTGGTATCCGCAGAACTACCGGACCGCCACCCATCAGATCCCGTTCTGGACATACCTGCGCAACTCGGTGATCATCACAACCGTTCTGGCGCTGGTGAAGTTCGTGCTCGGCGTGCTCAGCGCGTTCGGCCTGGTTTTCGTGCGGTTCCCGGGGCGCAACGCGGTGTTCCTGTTGATCATCGCCGCGCTGATGGTGCCCAACCAGATCACCGTGATCTCCAATTACGCGCTGATTTCACAGCTGGGGCTGCGCAACACCTTCCCGGGCATCATCCTGCCGCTGGCCGAACTTGAGTTGCGCAACCGTTCTTTATGTCTGTGGGTGGTGTTGCCGATGTCGGGACCCACCATGGTCGCCTTCGGCATCATCACCGTGGTCAACGAGTGGAACGAATACCTGTGGCCCTTCCTGATGTCCGACGACGAATCGGTGGCCCCGCTGCCGGTCGGCCTGACCTTCCTGCAGCAGGCCGAGGGCGTGACCAACTGGGGTCCGGTGATGGCGGTGACCCTGCTGGCGATGCTGCCGATCCTGCTCATCTTCGTCGCCCTGCAACGCCAGATGATCAAGGGCCTGACCTCGGGCGCGGTGAAGGGGTGA
- the ugpA gene encoding sn-glycerol-3-phosphate ABC transporter permease UgpA, whose amino-acid sequence MVLVGPNLALLSLFIYRPLADNIRLSFFDWNISDPRAQFVGFSNYAEWFTRADTAQILLNTVVFTVAAVVGSMVLGLALAMLLDQPLRGRNLVRSTVFAPFVISGAAVGLAAQFVFDPHFGLIQDLLHRIGAGVPDFYQDAHWAMFMVTVTYVWKNLGYTFVIYLAALQGVRRDLLEAAEIDGAGRWTTFRRVLLPQLRPTTFFLSITVLINSLQVFDVINVMTRGGPEGTGTTTMVFQVYVETFRNFRAGYGATVATIMFLVLLAITYYQVRVMDREQRQ is encoded by the coding sequence GTGGTGTTGGTGGGCCCCAACCTGGCCTTGTTGTCGTTGTTCATCTACCGGCCGTTGGCCGACAACATCCGACTGTCGTTCTTCGACTGGAACATCTCCGACCCGCGGGCGCAGTTCGTCGGGTTTTCCAACTACGCCGAGTGGTTCACCCGCGCGGACACGGCCCAGATTCTGCTCAACACCGTGGTGTTCACCGTGGCCGCGGTGGTCGGTTCGATGGTGTTGGGGCTGGCCCTGGCCATGCTGCTCGACCAACCGCTGCGCGGACGAAACCTGGTGCGCTCCACGGTGTTCGCGCCGTTCGTCATCTCCGGCGCGGCCGTTGGCCTGGCCGCCCAGTTCGTCTTCGACCCGCATTTCGGTCTGATCCAGGACCTGCTGCACCGCATCGGGGCCGGGGTGCCCGATTTCTACCAGGATGCGCACTGGGCGATGTTCATGGTGACCGTCACCTATGTCTGGAAGAACCTCGGCTACACCTTCGTCATCTATCTGGCCGCGCTGCAGGGGGTGCGCCGAGATCTGTTGGAAGCGGCCGAGATCGACGGCGCCGGCCGCTGGACCACGTTTCGCCGGGTATTGCTGCCGCAGCTGCGTCCCACCACCTTCTTCCTGTCCATCACCGTGCTGATCAATTCGCTGCAGGTGTTCGACGTGATCAACGTGATGACCCGTGGCGGCCCGGAGGGCACCGGCACCACCACGATGGTCTTCCAGGTGTACGTGGAGACCTTCCGCAACTTCCGCGCCGGTTACGGAGCCACCGTGGCCACGATCATGTTCCTGGTGTTGCTGGCCATCACCTACTACCAGGTACGCGTGATGGATCGCGAGCAGCGACAATGA
- the dinF gene encoding DNA-damage-inducible protein DinF — MTAPAGGGASGRRIAALALPALGVLAAEPLYLLFDTAVVGRLGAVSLAGLAIGSLVLGLVGSGSTFLSYGTTARSARQFGAGDRAAAVHEGVQATWIAVALGVVTIAAVQVVAVPAVSAIAGSAAVATAALPWLRIAILGVPAILVSLAGNGWMRGVQDTVRPLRHVVAGFALSALLCPLLVYGWLGLPRLGLVGSAVANLAGQWLAALLFAGALLAERVALRPDRPVLRNQLVMARDLIVRTLAFQVCYVSAAAVAARFGAAALAAHQIVLQLWTFLALVLDSLAIAAQSLVGAALGAGDVAHAKWVARRVTWFSLLAAAILAVGLGAGSAVLPGLFTDDASVLSAIGVPWWFLVAQMPVAGIVFALDGVLLGAGDAAFMRTATATSALLGYLPLIWLSLAFGWGLAGIWSGLSLFMVLRLMFGGWRALSGRWAR, encoded by the coding sequence ATGACGGCACCGGCCGGCGGCGGTGCCAGTGGCCGGCGGATCGCCGCGCTGGCCCTGCCCGCCCTGGGGGTGCTGGCCGCCGAGCCGCTCTACCTGTTGTTCGACACCGCAGTGGTCGGTCGGCTCGGCGCGGTGTCGCTGGCGGGTCTGGCCATCGGCAGCCTGGTGCTGGGCCTGGTCGGATCCGGATCGACATTTCTGTCGTACGGGACGACCGCGCGCTCGGCGCGCCAGTTCGGAGCCGGCGACCGTGCGGCTGCCGTCCACGAAGGGGTGCAGGCCACCTGGATCGCCGTGGCCCTGGGCGTCGTGACCATCGCCGCGGTCCAGGTCGTTGCGGTGCCGGCGGTGTCGGCGATCGCGGGCAGCGCCGCGGTCGCGACGGCCGCCCTGCCCTGGCTGCGGATCGCGATCCTGGGCGTGCCGGCCATCCTGGTCTCGCTGGCCGGAAACGGGTGGATGCGCGGCGTGCAGGACACGGTGCGGCCGCTGCGCCACGTGGTGGCCGGATTCGCGTTGTCGGCGCTGCTGTGCCCGCTGCTGGTGTACGGCTGGCTGGGCTTGCCCCGGCTGGGGTTGGTCGGGTCGGCGGTGGCCAACCTGGCCGGCCAGTGGCTGGCGGCATTGTTGTTCGCCGGCGCGCTGCTGGCCGAGCGGGTGGCGCTGCGGCCGGACCGGCCGGTGCTGCGCAACCAGCTGGTGATGGCCCGGGACCTGATCGTGCGGACGCTGGCTTTCCAGGTCTGCTACGTCTCGGCGGCCGCGGTGGCAGCCCGGTTCGGCGCCGCCGCGCTGGCGGCGCATCAGATTGTGCTGCAGCTGTGGACGTTTCTGGCGCTGGTCCTGGATTCGTTGGCCATCGCGGCACAGTCGCTGGTGGGCGCCGCTTTAGGGGCCGGCGACGTCGCGCACGCGAAATGGGTGGCGCGGCGGGTGACGTGGTTCTCGCTGCTGGCCGCCGCGATCCTGGCGGTTGGGCTGGGGGCGGGGTCGGCGGTGCTGCCGGGACTGTTCACCGACGACGCATCGGTGCTTTCGGCGATCGGTGTGCCGTGGTGGTTCCTGGTGGCCCAAATGCCGGTCGCCGGAATAGTTTTCGCGTTGGACGGGGTGTTGCTAGGCGCCGGTGACGCCGCGTTCATGCGCACCGCGACGGCGACCAGCGCGCTGCTGGGCTACCTGCCGCTGATCTGGTTGTCGTTGGCTTTCGGGTGGGGGCTGGCCGGCATCTGGTCGGGGCTGAGCCTGTTCATGGTGCTGCGGTTGATGTTCGGCGGGTGGCGGGCGCTGTCGGGTCGCTGGGCGCGGTAG
- the nrnA gene encoding bifunctional oligoribonuclease and PAP phosphatase NrnA encodes MTTTDRKIDLKTELTSMPRPEGARVDAVGAAQLLSDAGTVAVICHVHPDADTIGAGLALAAVLDRCDKRVEVSFAAPDELPESLRSLPGGHLLVSPGQLHRDVDLVVTVDVPSPHRLGSLRELAGPGQQLLVIDHHASNGMFGTANFVDLTADSTTMMIAEILDVWGKPIDIDVAHCIYAGLTTDTGSFRWASARALRLAARLVDLGVDNASISRSLMDSHPFAWLPMLSRVLGSAELCPDAVGGRGLVYAVVDHQEWLNSRSEEVESVVDIVRTTQQAEVAAVFKEVQPRQWSVSMRAKNVDLATVASGFGGGGHRLAAGYSTSGSIEDAVASLCAALG; translated from the coding sequence ATGACGACAACCGATCGCAAGATCGACCTGAAGACTGAGCTGACCAGCATGCCGCGCCCTGAGGGGGCGCGCGTCGACGCCGTCGGCGCCGCCCAGTTGTTGTCGGATGCCGGTACGGTCGCGGTGATCTGTCACGTCCATCCGGACGCCGACACCATCGGGGCCGGCCTGGCGCTGGCCGCGGTGCTCGACCGGTGCGACAAGCGCGTCGAGGTCAGCTTCGCCGCGCCGGACGAGCTGCCCGAGTCGCTGCGCTCGCTGCCCGGCGGTCACTTGCTGGTCAGCCCTGGCCAGCTGCACCGCGACGTCGACCTGGTGGTGACGGTCGACGTGCCCAGCCCGCACCGCCTCGGCAGCCTGCGTGAGCTGGCCGGACCCGGCCAGCAGCTGCTGGTGATCGATCACCACGCCTCCAACGGCATGTTCGGCACCGCGAACTTCGTCGACCTGACCGCGGATTCGACCACGATGATGATCGCCGAGATCCTCGACGTGTGGGGCAAGCCGATCGACATCGACGTAGCGCACTGCATCTATGCGGGGCTGACCACCGACACCGGGTCGTTCCGCTGGGCCAGCGCCCGCGCCCTGCGGTTGGCCGCCCGGCTGGTCGACCTCGGGGTGGACAACGCGTCCATCAGCCGGTCATTGATGGACAGCCACCCCTTCGCCTGGCTGCCGATGCTGTCCCGGGTGCTGGGCTCGGCCGAGTTGTGTCCCGACGCGGTCGGGGGCCGCGGCCTGGTCTACGCCGTGGTCGATCACCAGGAATGGCTCAACTCCCGCTCCGAGGAAGTCGAGAGCGTGGTGGACATCGTGCGCACCACCCAGCAGGCCGAGGTCGCCGCGGTGTTCAAAGAGGTCCAGCCGCGGCAGTGGTCGGTGTCGATGCGCGCCAAGAACGTCGACCTGGCTACCGTGGCGTCCGGGTTCGGCGGCGGCGGCCACCGGTTGGCCGCCGGCTACTCGACCAGCGGTTCCATCGAGGACGCCGTCGCGTCGCTGTGTGCCGCGTTGGGCTGA
- the rbfA gene encoding ribosome-binding factor A → MADPARARRLAKRIFTIVASAIEYEIKDPGLAGVTIVDAKVTNDLHDATLYYTVMGPTLDDEPDYEAAAAALERARGVLRTKVGAGTGVRFTPTLTFIRDTTADSVNRMEELLARARAADADLARVRVGAKPAGEADPYRDSGTAAEPSTAGGLGSASGLEAEDTDDDNRSQDRPED, encoded by the coding sequence ATGGCTGACCCCGCCCGGGCGCGCCGGCTGGCCAAGCGGATCTTCACCATCGTCGCCTCGGCGATCGAGTACGAGATCAAGGATCCGGGCCTGGCCGGGGTGACCATCGTCGACGCCAAGGTCACCAACGACCTGCACGACGCGACCCTGTACTACACGGTGATGGGTCCCACGCTCGACGACGAGCCGGACTACGAGGCAGCGGCCGCGGCGCTGGAGCGGGCCAGGGGCGTACTGCGCACCAAGGTCGGAGCCGGCACCGGGGTACGCTTCACGCCCACCTTGACGTTCATCCGGGACACCACGGCCGATTCGGTGAACCGGATGGAAGAGTTGCTGGCTCGCGCCCGCGCGGCGGATGCTGATCTGGCGCGGGTGCGGGTGGGTGCGAAGCCGGCCGGGGAGGCCGACCCGTACCGTGACAGTGGGACGGCGGCCGAACCGTCGACCGCCGGGGGACTTGGCAGTGCGAGTGGGCTCGAAGCTGAGGACACCGATGACGACAACCGATCGCAAGATCGACCTGAAGACTGA